Part of the Pseudomonas sp. ADAK13 genome is shown below.
CTTGCCCACGGCCGTGGCAGACAACGAGCCGAGCGTGGTCAGGCCGTCTGCCGGGCCCAGGCAGGGGTTGGTGGAGCGGTCGCAGCGCTCTTCATGGCGCACCAGCACCACCAGGTCGCCGTTGCGCCAGGCTTCCAGGGCGCCGGAAGTGAGCAGGCGATGGCCCACGCCCAGGTCCAGGGGCGAGCGTGGCCACCAGATAAACGCTGTCACCGCCAGGCTGACCATCACGATAGCCGCCACGCCAAGCCAGAGCTTGTTCAGCTGTTTTATAAATGCCCAGCGCGAGCGAGACTTGCTCAGAGTCAGGTCAACCACACTATTCACCATAGGTAACTTCCAGGCGTAATCCGGTAACTGGCGGCAGCAAGTTAGGCAGGGCGCCAAGTGAAGAGCGCTTATGCAGGAATGTGCAAAAGCGTGTCACAGGGGCGCTGTCTTTTTGCTGAACATACCGATATAAAAAATTATTCATGTGCACTAACGGGTGTTTGAAAATAACCAACCTGTTATCTGCTCATGGGCGGCAATTTAGAGTGCGGCGGGTGGCCGCCGAGTGAAATCAATGTGAAAAATTTGCAGCGGGTCATAGGGCGCTCCTTTTGCCCATGGTTGTGACATAAAAATGTGACAACCGTTATTCTCGGCCTCAATCCAGGAACCGGTGGGGAAGGGTGATGCTGCAGGTACAAGGGGTATACAAGAGCTACGGCACGCCGCAGGGGCCGTTGGCCGTGCTGGCGGGTGTCGACCTTTACCTGGGCGCGTGCAGCAGCCTGGCGTTGATGGGCGAGTCCGGCAGTGGCAAAAGCACGCTGCTGCACCTGGTGGCCGGGCTCGACCGGGCAGACCGTGGCAGCCTCCAGGTGGGCGATCAGCGCCTGGATCAGATGAACGAAGCGCAACTGGCCCACTGGCGCCGCACCGAGATCGGCCTGGTGTTCCAGCAGTTCAACCTGATCGGCAGCCTGCGGGTCGAAGACAACCTGGCGTTCCAGGCGCGCCTGGCCGGGCGCTTCGATCCGGCGTGGCAAGCGCAATTGGTGGAGCGCCTGGGCCTGGGGGACTTGCTCAAGCGTTATCCCGAACAACTGTCCGGCGGCCAGCAGCAGCGGGTGGCCGTGGGGCGGGCCCTGGCATCGCGGCCCGGCTTGCTGCTGGCGGACGAACCCACCGGCAACCTCGACGAAGCCACCAGCGACGAAGTGCTGCAACTGCTGCTGGACCTGCTGCGGGACAGCCCCACCAGCCTGTTGATGGTCACCCACAGCCCACGAATCGCCGCGCGCCTGGACCAGCAAGTGGTGCTCCACCGTGGTCGGGTACTCGCAGCGGACGCCCGCTGAGGTGCGCGTCTTCTACTGGACACTGCGCGCGCTGCTCAGCCATTGGCGCCGCCACCCCGTGCAGTTCTTCAGCGTGCTTACCGGCCTGTGGCTGGCCACCGCGCTGTTGACCGGCGTGCAAGCCCTCAACAGCCAGGCGCGGGACAGCTACGCCCGGGCCAGCCAACTGATCGGCGGTGAACCCCAGGCCAGCCTCAGCGCGCCGGACGGTGCCAGCTTCCCCCAGGCGCTGTTTGCCGAACTGCGCCGCGCCGGGTGGCCGGTGTCGCCGGTGGTGCAGGGCCGCGTGCTGCTCAAGGGGCATGAAGACCAGCGCCTGCAAGTGATGGGCATCGACCCGGTGTCGTTGCCCGGCAGCGGTGCGGTGGCCGGGCAGAGCCTGGACCGGGCGCAGATGGTCGCGTTCTTCAACCCGCCAGGGCGCACCTGGATCGCGCCGCAGACCTTGCAGGCGCTGGGCCTGAAAGAGGGCGACCAGCCGCTGACGTCCGCCGGGCTGGCGCTGCCGCCACTGCACGTTCAACCGGACATGGCGCCCGGACTGCTACTGACCGACATCGGCTTCGCCCAACCACTACTGGACATGCCCCAGCGCCTGTCTCGATTGCTGCTGGACAAGGCGTTTGCCGCCGCTCATCCCGCCTTGCCGGCTGAATTGAATGGGCAGCTCCAGCTCAAACAGGCCGAGGAAAACAACCTCGCGCGCCTCACCGAAAGCTTCCACCTGAACCTTGACGCGCTGGGGTTTTTGTCCTTTGTGGTGGGGTTGTTTATCGTGCACGCCGCCATCGGCCTGGCCCTGGAGCAGCGGCGCGGCCTGCTGCGAACCTTGCGTGCGTGCGGGGTGAGCGCGCGGATGTTGATTCTCAGCCTGGCGGTCGAACTCGGTGGCATGGCCGTGCTCGGCGGCCTGATGGGCGTGGCCAGTGGGTACGTGCTGGCCAGCCTGTTACTGCCCGACGTCGCCGCCAGCTTGCGCGGCCTGTATGGCGCCGAGGTGCCCGGCCAATTAAGCCTCAGCCCACTGTGGTGGCTCAGCGGCCTGGGCCTGGGCTTGCTCGGCGCGTTGCTCGCCGGGGCCAGCAGCCTGTGGCGGGCGGCGCGCTTGCCGTTATTGGCGCTGGCCGATGCCCAAGCCTGGCACCACGCCCATGGGCGCTGGCTGCGGCGCCAGGGCTGGGTGGCGGGCGCTGCCTTATTGATCGCGCTGCTGGCGCTGGTGTTCGGCGATAGCCTGGCCAGCGGTTTTGTATTGATGGCTGCGTTGTTGCTGGGCGCTGCGCTGGGTTTGCCGGTGGTGCTCAATGGGGTGCTCAAGGCCGTATTGGGGCGCAGCCGCTCGGTACTGGGCCAATGGTTTCTCGCCGATTGCCGCCAGCAGTTGCCGGCCTTGAGCCTGGCGCTGATGGCCTTGCTGCTGGCGTTGGCCGCCAATATCGGCGCGGGCTCGATGACCTCGGGCTTTCGCCAGACCTTCAACAACTGGCTGGAGCAACGCCTGACCGCCGAGCTGTACCTCAACCCGCAAAACCCGGCGCAGGCCGAGCAGTTGCACACCTGGCTGGTACAACAGCCTCTGGTACAGACCGTTCTGCCCACCTGGCAGGTCGCGGTGCAGTTGCAAGGTTGGCCGGCAGACCTGTTCGGCGTGGTCGACGACTCAACCTATCGCCAGCATTGGCCGTTGCTCGAAGCAGCGGCGGATCCCTGGGGACAGTTGCTGCAAGACGACACCCTGATGCTCAGCGAGCAGATGGCGCGCCGGCTCAAGGTGCGGCTGGGCGATGTGATCCGCATCCCTGCGCCCCAGGGTCAATGGTCGCCGAAGGTGGTGGGGATTTACGCCGACTATGGCAACCCCAAGGGCCACTTGCTGGTGAACTCGCGGCACCTGTTGCAGCACTGGCCGGGATTGTCACCGGCGCGTTTCAACCTGCGGGTATTGCCGGGCAACGTGCCCACCCTGGTGCGTGAAGTGCAGGACCGGTTCGCCCTGGAAGACAGCCGCATCGTCGATCAGCAGCAACTCAAGGGCTGGTCGAGCCAGGTCTTCGAACGCACCTTCGCCGCCACCGCTGCTCTCAACAGCCTGACCCTGGGCGTGGCCGGGGTGGCGCTGTTCATCAGCCTGCTGACCCAGAGTCAAAGCCGGCTTGGCCAGTTGGCGCCGTTGTGGGCGCTGGGCGTGACACGACGCCAATTGATGCTGCTCAACCTCGGCCAGACCTGGCTGCTGGCGGTGCTGACCCTGGTGCTGGCGCTGCCATTGGGCTTGCTGCTGGCCTGGTGCCTGGACGTGGTGATCAATGTCCAGGCCTTTGGCTGGCGCCTGCCGTTGCAGATTTTTCCGTGGCAACTGGCGCAACTGCTGGGGCTGGCGATGTTGGCCACCTTGCTGGCGTCGGCCTGGCCGTTGTGGCAGTTGTACCGCAGTCGCCCGGCGGATTTGCTGAGGACCTTTGCCAATGAAGATTAAGTACCTGCTGTGGGCGACGTTCCTGTTGCTGGGCGCCTGTGATAAACCGCCTGCGTCCGAAGAAAGCTTCGCCGGGCTGGGCAGCCAGGCTGCGGACTTCGCCCAAGTGGTGCCCGGCAAGGTTTTCAGCTTCCCCGAGGACCACGGCCCCCATGACGGCTATCGCATCGAGTGGTGGTACCTCACCGCCAACCTCAAGGACGCCGAGGGCAATGCCTATGGCGTGCAATGGACGCTGTTTCGCAACGCGCTCAAGGCCGGGCCGACGCAACCGGGCTGGCGTGACTCGACCCTCTGGCTGGGCCACGCTGCCGTCACCTCGGCCACCCGCCATTACGCCGCCGAACGCTATGCCCGTGGCGGCGTGGGGCAGGCGGGGGCCCAGGCCGAGCCGTTCAACGCCTGGATCGACGACTGGAATTTCGCCACCAACCCCGGTGCCACCAGCTCCCTGGCGGACATGCAACTGGCGGCTGCCGGCGAGCATTTCAGCTACGACCTGCACCTGACCTCCAGCCGCCCGCTGGTGCTCCAGGGCGAGAACGGCTACAGCCGAAAATCCGACCAGGGCCAGGCGTCGTACTACTACAGCCAGCCGTTTTTCCAGGCCGATGGCCGTGTGACCATCGACGGCAAACCCTACCAGGTCACAGGCACCGCCTGGCTCGACCGCGAATGGAGCAGCCAGCCCCTGACCGCCAGCCAGACCGGCTGGGACTGGTTCTCCCTGCACCTGGACAGCGGCGAGCAGTTGATGTTGTTCCGGGTGCGGCAAAAAGACGGGCCGTCGTACCTGACCGGCACCTGGATCGACCAGCAGGGCCAAACACAGACCTTGCACAACCAGGATATCCAGCTGACACCACTGGGCACCACCGCGATCGATGGGCGCAGCATTCCCACCCAATGGTCGCTGAAAATCCCGGGCAAGCATCTGGACATCACTACTCAAGCGCTCAATCCCGAAGCCTGGATGAACCTGAGCATTCCTTACTGGGAAGGGCCGGTGAAATTTCAGGGCGGGGTGGGGTATCTGGAGATGACGGGGTACTGAGTCAGCTGCTTTCTCTATTGCCCCAAGGCCAGTTTGAGCGGCAGGCGTGCCATGCCCGTATTCTTCAGCGAGCCCAAATACAACCAGTCTCCATACTCGCGTGCCGTGGTGATGGGGGAGTAGTTACCGCTGCTGCCATCCTGCAGGTTGGCGATCACCTTGCCGTTCACATCCAGCCCCAGCACAAAGGCCTTACGCTCGATGGGCTTGGGCAGCATCATCAGCGCCCGCACCATGATCTTGCGCATCAACGGGTAGCCGGCAAAACCGTCGAGCAACGGGTTGCGGGGCGAATACAGGGCGACCCAGAAACGGTCCTGGCCATTGAAACTGAGGTTGTCCGGTAGGCCCGGCAGGTTGTCGATAAACAGGTCGTGGGCACCGGCCTTGTCGCCCTTGAGCCAATAGCGGCTGATGCGGTAGGCACCGGTTTCGTTGACCAGCACATACTCTTCGTTCGGCCCCAGGGCCACGCCATTGGCGAACTGCAGCTGGTCCAGCAGCACCTCGGTGTGGCCGTTGCCGAAGTCATAACGCAGCAAGCGGCCGTCGCCACCGTGCTCGATCACGGCCTCGCCGTCTTGGCCATAACCCCAGCGGCTCGACGCATCGCTGAAGTATGCATAACGCCCCGCGGTGTCGACGGTGACGTCATCGGCAAAGCCAAACGGCAGGCCGGCGGCGCTGGTGGTCAGAGTGGTGAGGTTGTGCCCGGTGTCGAGGGCGAGCAGGCCCTTGATGCCGTCGGCAATGATCAGCCGCCCGTCCGGGTGCAGGGCCAGCCCCAGGGGGCGGCCGTGGGTGTTGGCCAGCTCTTCGATGACGTGGCTTTCCGGGGCTGTGCGGATGATGCGCCCGTCATGCAGGCCGGTGATGAGAAAACCTTTGCCATCCAGCAACAGCGCTTCCGGCCCGGCGATGTCCTGGGCGCCGGTTCTTTTCACGGCCTTGAGGCGCTGGTTTTCAGCGTAGGGCCCGTCCTTCAGGGATGGCGCCTTGGGCGGCGACCAGTTGACCGGTTGCACCCTGGTGGGCATCAGCAACAGGAAGGCGACGATGGCGACCAGGACCAGCAGGACCAGATGACGAACCTTCCTTGGACGAGTACTCATGACGATTCCTGATGGTCAGTGGTGCGCGGTTCCCAATGCAGGGTGCCGAAGAGGTAGTCCATCAGCGGCAGGACGATATTGAAATTGCGCCCCTGCATCAGTTCGCGACGGTGATGCAGGGCGTGTAACCGGTGCATCTGGCGGATCCACGGCAAGCGGGCCACGGGGTGGTCGGGGTGCAGGTGTTCGCAGGCGTGGAAAAACTCGTAGAGCAGGTAACCAAGGATCATGCAGCCGGCGAACAGGCCGGCGACGTTGGGGTTGAGGTGTTTGAGCAACCACCAGGCGGGGAGGGTGATGATCAGGCTGTGGAGCAGGATCAGCCAGGCGGGGAACAGGATGACACGCCAGTCTCGCGGGCTGTCGCAGGTCATGTGGCCGGGGGTGAAGAAGCTGTGGTGGTCACCGGTGTGGCGGGCGTAGAACAGCCGGGCGAAGGCGTGTTTGTGGTGGCCCAGGTGGCGGTGGACGAGGTAGATGCACAGGTTGAAGAAAATCAGCGTGAGGGGCACGGCCAGCCATTCCAGCCGTTGGATCTGGTCGGTGCTGGACCAGAACAGGCTGACGCAGAGCAGGCCGTAGCCGAAGACGAAACCTGCATGGAGCCACGGGTTGTAGCGAAGGTTGATGCTTGCGCGATAGGTGGCGCGGAAGGCCTCGGTGGGGTGAGTCATTGGGAGCGCTCGGTGTTGTTTTTGTTGGGGCTGAGCTTAGTTGGAATTGGCGCATCTATCCTGCAGTCAGAAAATATACTGTACATGCATACATGTTATGTCCTACATTCCATCCCAGGTGACCGGATGTCGCCGATCACCTGAGCTTCAATTTTTTAACTATGGATGGATAAAAAATGAAATCGAAAAAAGCGTTTATGCTCGGAGCTGCCATCGCGGCCTCCTGCTTCGTTTCGGCTTACGCCCTGGCCGAACAATATCCTGCACACTTGACGCCGCAACCCTTGCAGCAAGCCGTGCAACAAGCCCTCAAGAGTGGTGGCAACGTCACGTCGCAAAAGGCGTCGGCCGCATTCCTGGAGAAAATCAAAGCCTCGCAGCAGGTGAAAAAGCCGGCGCAGGCTGCCAAGGCGTTGAGTGGGGTTGTGGTTGCCCAGTCGGTGCAGGCGGATAACGCCAAGGTAGATGTCAAGGCCGCGGCGGCCCAGGCGTTCACGCCGCTGTGCCAGACGCTGGGCATCAATCAGATGTACAACCTGGACGGTGTGCAAACCGGCAACGATGTCTGCTACCACTTCAACGTGCCGCAAAAGGCACGGGCGACTGTGATGCTGGTAGGGCAGAGTGCTGCCACCAACATGTCCCTGACCCTGTTCCAGGACGACGGCCAGAACAACATTACGTCTCTCGGCACGTCGGATAACCCGGGCAATGCCAACGAGGTGCTGGCTGGCGTCCTGCCACCCGGCGACTACTACTGGTTCATGCACGCCAATTCGGCTGACGGTTCGCCGTTCAGTTTCGGCGTGGACATCAACATGACGATTGACGATTTCGAACCTAACGACAGTTTCGAAACGGCTTATCAACTGCCGGATACCCTGAACTACGTCACGGGTAACTCCGACACGGCGACCGATGAAGACTACTTCTCCTTCAAGGCCCTGCGCGGGCAGAAGGTCAGTGCCTATTTCGACGGTGTGAACGAGAGCGATCGGGGCCAGTGGATTTCCGAGTATTTTGACGGCGTCAAATGGATCCCGATCAACCCCAAGGCGAAAATCACCTGGCCA
Proteins encoded:
- a CDS encoding ABC transporter ATP-binding protein, which codes for MLQVQGVYKSYGTPQGPLAVLAGVDLYLGACSSLALMGESGSGKSTLLHLVAGLDRADRGSLQVGDQRLDQMNEAQLAHWRRTEIGLVFQQFNLIGSLRVEDNLAFQARLAGRFDPAWQAQLVERLGLGDLLKRYPEQLSGGQQQRVAVGRALASRPGLLLADEPTGNLDEATSDEVLQLLLDLLRDSPTSLLMVTHSPRIAARLDQQVVLHRGRVLAADAR
- a CDS encoding ABC transporter permease, with protein sequence MRVFYWTLRALLSHWRRHPVQFFSVLTGLWLATALLTGVQALNSQARDSYARASQLIGGEPQASLSAPDGASFPQALFAELRRAGWPVSPVVQGRVLLKGHEDQRLQVMGIDPVSLPGSGAVAGQSLDRAQMVAFFNPPGRTWIAPQTLQALGLKEGDQPLTSAGLALPPLHVQPDMAPGLLLTDIGFAQPLLDMPQRLSRLLLDKAFAAAHPALPAELNGQLQLKQAEENNLARLTESFHLNLDALGFLSFVVGLFIVHAAIGLALEQRRGLLRTLRACGVSARMLILSLAVELGGMAVLGGLMGVASGYVLASLLLPDVAASLRGLYGAEVPGQLSLSPLWWLSGLGLGLLGALLAGASSLWRAARLPLLALADAQAWHHAHGRWLRRQGWVAGAALLIALLALVFGDSLASGFVLMAALLLGAALGLPVVLNGVLKAVLGRSRSVLGQWFLADCRQQLPALSLALMALLLALAANIGAGSMTSGFRQTFNNWLEQRLTAELYLNPQNPAQAEQLHTWLVQQPLVQTVLPTWQVAVQLQGWPADLFGVVDDSTYRQHWPLLEAAADPWGQLLQDDTLMLSEQMARRLKVRLGDVIRIPAPQGQWSPKVVGIYADYGNPKGHLLVNSRHLLQHWPGLSPARFNLRVLPGNVPTLVREVQDRFALEDSRIVDQQQLKGWSSQVFERTFAATAALNSLTLGVAGVALFISLLTQSQSRLGQLAPLWALGVTRRQLMLLNLGQTWLLAVLTLVLALPLGLLLAWCLDVVINVQAFGWRLPLQIFPWQLAQLLGLAMLATLLASAWPLWQLYRSRPADLLRTFANED
- a CDS encoding lipocalin-like domain-containing protein, which codes for MKIKYLLWATFLLLGACDKPPASEESFAGLGSQAADFAQVVPGKVFSFPEDHGPHDGYRIEWWYLTANLKDAEGNAYGVQWTLFRNALKAGPTQPGWRDSTLWLGHAAVTSATRHYAAERYARGGVGQAGAQAEPFNAWIDDWNFATNPGATSSLADMQLAAAGEHFSYDLHLTSSRPLVLQGENGYSRKSDQGQASYYYSQPFFQADGRVTIDGKPYQVTGTAWLDREWSSQPLTASQTGWDWFSLHLDSGEQLMLFRVRQKDGPSYLTGTWIDQQGQTQTLHNQDIQLTPLGTTAIDGRSIPTQWSLKIPGKHLDITTQALNPEAWMNLSIPYWEGPVKFQGGVGYLEMTGY
- a CDS encoding SMP-30/gluconolactonase/LRE family protein, with product MSTRPRKVRHLVLLVLVAIVAFLLLMPTRVQPVNWSPPKAPSLKDGPYAENQRLKAVKRTGAQDIAGPEALLLDGKGFLITGLHDGRIIRTAPESHVIEELANTHGRPLGLALHPDGRLIIADGIKGLLALDTGHNLTTLTTSAAGLPFGFADDVTVDTAGRYAYFSDASSRWGYGQDGEAVIEHGGDGRLLRYDFGNGHTEVLLDQLQFANGVALGPNEEYVLVNETGAYRISRYWLKGDKAGAHDLFIDNLPGLPDNLSFNGQDRFWVALYSPRNPLLDGFAGYPLMRKIMVRALMMLPKPIERKAFVLGLDVNGKVIANLQDGSSGNYSPITTAREYGDWLYLGSLKNTGMARLPLKLALGQ
- a CDS encoding sterol desaturase family protein codes for the protein MTHPTEAFRATYRASINLRYNPWLHAGFVFGYGLLCVSLFWSSTDQIQRLEWLAVPLTLIFFNLCIYLVHRHLGHHKHAFARLFYARHTGDHHSFFTPGHMTCDSPRDWRVILFPAWLILLHSLIITLPAWWLLKHLNPNVAGLFAGCMILGYLLYEFFHACEHLHPDHPVARLPWIRQMHRLHALHHRRELMQGRNFNIVLPLMDYLFGTLHWEPRTTDHQESS